The following proteins are encoded in a genomic region of Oryctolagus cuniculus chromosome 13, mOryCun1.1, whole genome shotgun sequence:
- the RD3 gene encoding protein RD3, which translates to MSLLAWLRWSEAPPRLSARSPAEMVLETLMMELAGQMREAERQQRERSHAERKICTGVDYSWLASAPRPSYDLSPGERLQLEDVCAKIHPSYCGPAILRFRQLLAEQEPEVQEVSRLFRAVLQEVLERMKQEEETHKLTRQWSLRPRGSLATFKTRARIAPFASDIRTISEDVERDAPPPPRTWSLPEFRAPKTD; encoded by the exons ATGTCTCTCCTCGCGTGGCTGCGGTGGagcgaggccccgccccggctgTCGGCCCGGAGTCCGGCGGAGATGGTGCTGGAGACGCTCATGATGGAGCTGGCGGGGCAGATGCGCGAGGCCGAGAGGCAGCAGCGTGAGCGCAGCCACGCGGAGCGCAAGATCTGCACGGGCGTGGACTACAGCTGGCTGGCCAGCGCGCCGCGGCCCTCCTACGACCTCAGCCCCGGCGAGCGGCTGCAGCTGGAGGACGTCTGTGCCAAGATCCACCCGTCCTACTGCGGGCCTGCCATCCTCAG GTTCCGGCAGCTGCTGGCCGAGCAGGAGCCGGAGGTGCAGGAGGTGTCCCGGCTCTTCCGCGCGGTGCTGCAGGAGGTCCTGGAGAGGatgaagcaggaggaggagacccACAAGCTGACGCGCCAGTGGAGCCTGCGGCCCCGCGGCAGCCTGGCCACCTTTAAGACCCGCGCGCGCATCGCCCCCTTCGCCAGCGACATCCGCACCATCTCCGAGGACGTGGAGCGCgacgcgccgccgccgccccgcacCTGGAGCCTGCCGGAGTTCCGGGCGCCCAAGACCGACTGA